The genomic interval GGGTCGCGAAGGAATGGCGCAGCAAATGTGGATAAACCTTCTGACGAATGCCGGCTTTACGGGCATAGCGGCGAATATTTTTCCAGAAACCTTCACGACTCAGGGGCCGCCCTGAACGATTGAGAAAAACATAGGGTGAAAGCATGCCTTTAATCAGTTTTTCCCGGCCCTTATCGAGATAGACACGCAGACTGGCGATAATCGGTTGCGGTAAGGGCACGATCCGTTCCTTGTCGCCCTTGCCCAGAATCGTCAGAAAACCGAGATTGAAATTAACCTGTTGCAACTCAAGAGCCACCAGTTCACTAACCCGCAGCCCGGCCCCGTAAAGCACCTCCAGCATCAGGCGGTCACGCTGCCCCAGAACCGTCGCTGAATCCGGGGCCGCCAGCAGCTTTTTGATCTCGACGACGCTCAGCACCTCGGGCAAATGCCGATCAATCGCAGGCAGGCTGAATCCGGCCAGCAGTTGCCGCGAAATCTCACCCCGGACCAGAAGAAAACGAAAAAATGAATTCAGCGCCGAGAAACGTCGGCGAATCGTCCGTCGGGCATACGTCTGTCTGAGCAGGACCAGATATTCACTGATCTGGTAAGCGGACAGGTCCGCGACCGACGGAGCCGCGATCGACCCCAGATAAAGTCCGAAATGCTCCAGATCAACCCGGTAGGCGGCAATCGTCGGCGCCGCTAGGCCTCTTTCAAAAGCGATATGATCGAGAAATTTTTCGATTTGTTCGCGGTAAACCGATACCGCCTCGCTCTCCGCTGTCATGTCCGTCAATGTTTCTCCTCCCCAAAATCCCGCATGGCCGGAGCATCCTGCTCTGTCGGAGTCAGCATGGCGACCGCATGTTTGTAGATGAGATGGCTTGTGAAATCGTCATTTAAAATCAGACAATGGCCGTCAAAGCTGCTGATCCTTCCCTCACGGGCAGTGCCGTTTAAAAGTTCAATACTGACCCGGCATTTTTCGCGCCGCAGCCGGTTCAAAAACTGTTCCTGGACGTTTGCCTGATGTCGCGTCATGGTTCCCTCACTCGTCCGCAAAGGTAAGCGGAGGTTTATCTCCGTAAGTTTCAGTGCGACTATCTAACACTGTGCTCGGCGTTTTAGCAAATAATTTAGTAACGGTTCCGCCATTTTTCCGTGTCGATGGTTCAGATGGTGTTCCGCAACGCCTCGCAAAATTTCGTTGTTGAAGGTTACGTGATTCATACCTATTTTAAAAAACGACAGTGACATTTTCAGCTGAAAATGTTAAATCAACCAGATCCCTCGGATTCGCGCCCCTGCGGGGGGCAAACCCCGTAGCCCCGGATCGAAGATTAGGGCCCAAAGCTGAAGGCTCTCCCGAGAATCGCAGCAAAGTACTCGCACCAGATCATGGCCCGTTTTTTTTAAACCGAAAATGACTTGTGAGTCGTCAATCAACTTCTAAACCTTACAGGGACCAGAGAAAAGCTCATGCAAGATTTCAACCGTTATTCCGGAACCAGCGACTACATTGTCTCCGAAGACCTGCAAAATGATGTCAATGTGGCGATCGCCCTCGGCCGCCCGCTGCTGATCAAGGGCGAGCCCGGCACCGGGAAAACCCTGCTGGCGCAAAGCGTGGCCCGCGACCTGAAGCGCAACTTGTTGATCTGGAACATCAAATCGACGACCAAGGCCCAGGACGGTCTCTATCTCTATGATACCGTCCAGCGGCTTAACGATTCCCGTTTCGGCGGCAACGATGTTTCCAACATCGAAAACTATATCAAACTCGGCCGTCTGGGCGAGGCTTTTGCCGCGGATGAACCAGTAGTCGTACTGATCGATGAGATCGACAAGGCCGATATCGAGTTTCCCAACGACCTGCTGGCCGAACTCGACGAGATGCGTTTTTATATTCCGGAAACCAAAAAAACCATCGCTGCCCGGCAGCGACCGGCAATCATCATCACCAGCAATTCGGAAAAAGAGTTGCCCGATGCCTTTCTGCGGCGTTGCGTTTTTCACTATATAGAATTTCCGCAGCCGGAATTGATGAGCCGCATCGTCCGCGTTCATTTTCCCGATCTTGAGCAACAACTCATCGAGGAGGCGATGGCGGCCTTCTACCAGCTGCGCGGACTTGAGGGCCTGCGCAAAAAACCCTCGACCAGCGAACTGATCGACTGGCTTAAGGCCCTGCTGGCGGCCGGTCTCGGCGGCAAGACCGACCTACAGAAGGAGCTCCCCTTTCTCGGAGCCCTGCTTAAAAACGAGAATGATTACGAGGTCGCCGCCAGACAACGCAGCGCCTACCAGCGACGCGGCGCCCTGGCCTCCTTGCGGCGCTGAAATCCGTCTCGACCAGCGCCCTACCATCATTCGGCCGGGCTTTGAGCCCGGATAAAACCCATCCTTTTTCAAGGGCAGGTGGACAGCGTCCGCCGCGCACCAGTGACACAGCATGTTTACCGGTTTCTTTTTTTGCCTTCGAGCCCACAAAATCATGGTCACCCCGACGGAATGGCTGGCTCTGATGGAAGCCTTAAGCCGGGGTTTCGCCGGCTGCAGTCTGGTTTCATTTTACCACCTGAGCCGGGCCCTGCTGGTCAAAAGCGAAGCCCTGTTCGACCATTTCGATCTGGCTTTTCGCGAATTTTTCACCGGCCTCGAAGTTCCTCAGGAAATTTTTGCAGAACTCTGGCAATGGCTGGGGCAGGAAAATCTGAAACGAAAGCTTGCCCCCGACGCGCTCAAGGACCTGCCCCAATACAACTGGGAAACCGTTAAAAAGATGTTTGCCGAGCGGCTTCAGGAACAAAAGGAGGAACATCACGGTGGTAACCGCTGGATCGGCACCGGCGGCACTTCACCTTTCGGCCACGGCGGCTATCATCCCGGAGGGTTGCGGGTAGGAGGCGAAGCCGGCGGCGGCATGGCCATTAAAATTGCGGCCGAAAGACGTTTTCAGGGTTACCGCCGCGACGTCACCCTGGATATTCGCCAGATCAAGGTCGCCTTAAAGAAACTTCGTCACTTGCGCCGCACCGGCAACCGCTTTGAACTTGACGTGGATAAAACCATCGACCGGGCCTGCCGCAACGCCGGCGAGATTGATCTGGTCTTCAGCCCGGAGCACAAAAACGATGTCAAGCTCCTTTTGCTGATGGATGCCGGAGGTTCGATGTATCCTTACGCCAAGCTGGTGGACCGGCTCTTTTCGGCCGCCAACTCGGTCAACCATTTCGCCGAACTCAATCATTATTATTTCCATAATTCGATCTACGATTATCTCCGTCCTGAAATCGACAGCCGGGAACGGGTGCCGACCGCACACGTGCTCAAAGAGTTGAACCCCGATCACAAGGTTATTCTCGTCGGCGACGCCAGCATGGCTCCGTTTGAACTGTTCATGGAAAACGGAATTATCGACTATTACGACAGCAATCAGACGGCAGGGATTGTCTGGTTTGAAAGGATCGCGGCCCATTTTCGCCGCTGCGTCTGGCTCAACCCGATACCGCAACGCTACTGGGGCCATCCGACGATCAGCGCCATCGGCCGGGTTTTCCCGATGTTTCACCTCTCGCTGGAGGGGCTGGATGAAGCGATTCAGAAACTGACGGCTTTCTAAAGACCAGCTCCGCGCCGCAGCAGATTATCGATTAGGCTCATCAAACCGCGGATAATCCGCACTTCACGGCTGGTCATTGCCGCCCGTCCGAAAAGCCGGCGCAGATATTCAAGTAAATGATCGGGATTACTGCGATCAAGAAAACCGGCAGCACTTAAAGTCCGACGCAGATGCGCGTACATCCCCTGCAATTCAGTATGCGCCGCCAGAGCGGCAACTGCGGACTCCGATCTTCCTGGCTGAGCTTCGAGGCGACTGAGCTCGTAACCGTACAGAAGTACGGATTGCGCCAGGTTGAGTGAGGAAAATTCCGGATTGACCGGAATCGAAGAAAGCATATGACTGTGGCGGCGCTGTTCGCGGCCCAGACCGAAATCCTCCCGGCCAAACATGATGGCCACCGGCACTCGGGTCCCGAGTTCAGCAATCTTACCCGCCGTCTGCGCCGGAGTGAACACCGGACGACAATATTTGCCGAGGCGGGCGGTGGTCCCGACCACCAGTTTAAAACCGGCCAGGGCTTCTTCCAGATTATTAAAAACCCGGGCTGCTTCCAGGATGTCATCCGCTCCGCAGGAAAGCGCCCGAGACTTGTCGGACAGCGGGTCACAGCTCGGTGCCACCAGAAACAAACGCCCAAGATTGAAATTTTTCATGGCCCGGGCCACAGCCCCGACATTTAAATCAAGTTTCGGTTCGACCAGGACAACGGCCAGCTCCGGCCAGAAATTTTTCACGAGAAAATCAGACATGGCAGACCTGGCGACGATTTTTGCCCCCTGAGCGTTCAGGGCCGGCGAAATAATTTTGCCGCGCCAGAGGCAGGAACAGAAAGATCTCGCCGTCAGCGACGGGAAAACAACCACCAGGCAACCCTTTCACGGCCGAAAACTCAGCTCGAAAAGGGCTCATTTTTAATCCGGCGGCAGCGCTTGATTTCAAACAGGGCGACTGCCGCAGCCACCCCGACATTAAGTGATTCACTCTCCCGGGACAACGGAATGGAGACTTGAAAATCGCAGGCCCGGTTAATGATCGGCCGCAGACCCTTGTCCTCCGAACCCAGCACCAGAACCAGCGAGGCCGCCCAGTCGACGGCATAAAGGTCGTCGCCGCCGGAAGCGGCGGCGCCATAGATCCAGAAACCAGCCGCTCGGCATTGCTGCAGGGCGTCGGCCAGATTAACCACGCGACAAATGGGCAGTTTTTCCAGGGCTCCGGCCGCCGTCTTGGCGGCCGCCGGGGTTATCGCGGCGCTGCGGCGCTCGGGCAGCAGCAAACCGGCGACTCCGGCGGCGACCGCGGTCCGAATGATAGCGCCGAGATTACGCGGGTCGGTTACCCCGTCCAGCGCCAGCAACAAAGCCCCCGATGGCGCTTGCGCGCAGGTTCTGAGCAGCTCGACCAGCGGCGTGAAAACAAACGGCGCCACCTGGGCCGCGACCCCTTGATGCCTGATTCCGCTCGCGAGGCGATCCAGAGCCTTTCCCGGAACTATCTTAACGCTGATGCCCTGATCACGGGCGCGTTCCCCAAGGTCCTTCAGCCGGCGGCCTCCTGTATCCAGCAGATACAGGGTCAAAATCCGCGATGACCGAGCCAGAAGTTCAGTTACGGCATTGATGCCGCAAACTAGATCTTGACCACCATCCGCCTTCGAGATAGCTGAAGCCATGAAGATCAATGGCCAAAGATTCGAAAGTTAATAATTTTCGACCACCCCGATTCGGTTTCAACCCCGGCTTCCGGCGCCACGATACAGGCTGTGCCGGATGAGGGGGCGGCGGTCAAAACCTTTGCCGGGGTGGACGGAGTCGACGAGGCGATCGGCAAAGACATGATCATTCGCGATTGCGGGCAAGCCTGAGGACAGGGCGGGCAAAGCAGCCGGCTGGACTGAAAATTTCGCGGTGCACTCCCGGCAATTTCCTCTTCCAGTTTTTTCTGTTCGGCCCCCAGGGATTCGACCAAACCATCAACCACAGCTCGCAAATCCTGGTTGTCATTCAGTAAATCCTGCAAATCAAGCAGGTTCCTGACCGACGCGCCGATCTTCTGCACGCGCCGCTTCAGCCCCCAAACCACCATTTCATCCTCCAGGGCCAGCAATCTTGTACCGGTTTCCGCCTCCGCCGCCTCCAGGGAGACAATTTTACGATTAACCTCAACCAGCTGTTTGCGAAGTTTCTGATAATCAAGAAAACCCAGCCCGGAGGCTACAACCAGCAGAAGAAAAACCGCTGTCGACACAAAAAGAAAGAGACCACCTTTCTTCTTCTGCACGCCGCCATGATTTGCGACCACGGAGGCACCACCCAATTCTTTTTCGTTTTTTTCTTCCGTCACATTCAATCTCCTGGAAATCGTTTACAGTCTCAGAACCTTCGGTTTAAATTCCGGCCTTTCGGCAAAAAAGATGGCGATGAAAGCTGAATATAACCTTTCCCGGCGGCAGGGTCAAGCTTCAGGAGGCGACCGGCTCAAGCAAAGGATATATAAATCTTTTTCTCCGATTCGTGTTTTCGTGTCGGGCGCGGGCGCTCTTTTATTTCACATCAGTTAAGGTTCTCGGTCATGTCCATGGCGGGGACAAAAACCGGCGCCCGGGTCTGGCTTTCAACCACTTCAAGCGCCGGTCAGGATTCGCCACCCGGGCCTTTTTCCTCCCGCAGCAAGGCCAGAATCGTCGCGGTCCGTTCCTCCAGCAGAGCCTGATTTCCCCGGCTCTCGACATTAAGGCGCAACAAAAACTCGGTATTGGAGGAACGCAGGTTAAAACGCCAGTCGGCAAATTCCAGGGTCAGACCGTCGACGCAAAAACTGCGCAGCACCTTTTCCCGCTCCCGGAAATACTTTTCAACCCTGGCGATTGCCGCCGCGGGATCGGCCGGAGAGCAGTTGATCTCGCCGCTGACCGGATAGAGCCTGATTCTTTCATCCACCAACTCAGACAGTCGCCGCCCGCTGCGAGAAAGCAGCTCCAGGACCAGCAACCAGGGAATCATGCCCGAGTCACAATAGGAAAATTCCCTGAAATAGTGGTGGGCGCTCATCTCTCCGCCATAAAGGGCGTCAAGTTCGCGCATGCGCTCCTTGATGAAAGCATGACCGGTTCGAGAAACCACGGCCTCGCCCCGCGACTTGCCGACCAGATCAATCGTATTCCAGGTCAGACGCGGGTCGTAAATGATTTTGGCGCCGGGATGCTGCTGCAGACGAAGCTGAGCCAGCAGACCAACGAGATAATAAC from Pseudomonadota bacterium carries:
- the rlmB gene encoding 23S rRNA (guanosine(2251)-2'-O)-methyltransferase RlmB gives rise to the protein MASAISKADGGQDLVCGINAVTELLARSSRILTLYLLDTGGRRLKDLGERARDQGISVKIVPGKALDRLASGIRHQGVAAQVAPFVFTPLVELLRTCAQAPSGALLLALDGVTDPRNLGAIIRTAVAAGVAGLLLPERRSAAITPAAAKTAAGALEKLPICRVVNLADALQQCRAAGFWIYGAAASGGDDLYAVDWAASLVLVLGSEDKGLRPIINRACDFQVSIPLSRESESLNVGVAAAVALFEIKRCRRIKNEPFSS
- a CDS encoding MoxR family ATPase; protein product: MQDFNRYSGTSDYIVSEDLQNDVNVAIALGRPLLIKGEPGTGKTLLAQSVARDLKRNLLIWNIKSTTKAQDGLYLYDTVQRLNDSRFGGNDVSNIENYIKLGRLGEAFAADEPVVVLIDEIDKADIEFPNDLLAELDEMRFYIPETKKTIAARQRPAIIITSNSEKELPDAFLRRCVFHYIEFPQPELMSRIVRVHFPDLEQQLIEEAMAAFYQLRGLEGLRKKPSTSELIDWLKALLAAGLGGKTDLQKELPFLGALLKNENDYEVAARQRSAYQRRGALASLRR
- a CDS encoding RNA methyltransferase, which produces MSDFLVKNFWPELAVVLVEPKLDLNVGAVARAMKNFNLGRLFLVAPSCDPLSDKSRALSCGADDILEAARVFNNLEEALAGFKLVVGTTARLGKYCRPVFTPAQTAGKIAELGTRVPVAIMFGREDFGLGREQRRHSHMLSSIPVNPEFSSLNLAQSVLLYGYELSRLEAQPGRSESAVAALAAHTELQGMYAHLRRTLSAAGFLDRSNPDHLLEYLRRLFGRAAMTSREVRIIRGLMSLIDNLLRRGAGL
- a CDS encoding VWA domain-containing protein, coding for MFTGFFFCLRAHKIMVTPTEWLALMEALSRGFAGCSLVSFYHLSRALLVKSEALFDHFDLAFREFFTGLEVPQEIFAELWQWLGQENLKRKLAPDALKDLPQYNWETVKKMFAERLQEQKEEHHGGNRWIGTGGTSPFGHGGYHPGGLRVGGEAGGGMAIKIAAERRFQGYRRDVTLDIRQIKVALKKLRHLRRTGNRFELDVDKTIDRACRNAGEIDLVFSPEHKNDVKLLLLMDAGGSMYPYAKLVDRLFSAANSVNHFAELNHYYFHNSIYDYLRPEIDSRERVPTAHVLKELNPDHKVILVGDASMAPFELFMENGIIDYYDSNQTAGIVWFERIAAHFRRCVWLNPIPQRYWGHPTISAIGRVFPMFHLSLEGLDEAIQKLTAF
- a CDS encoding tyrosine recombinase, producing the protein MTAESEAVSVYREQIEKFLDHIAFERGLAAPTIAAYRVDLEHFGLYLGSIAAPSVADLSAYQISEYLVLLRQTYARRTIRRRFSALNSFFRFLLVRGEISRQLLAGFSLPAIDRHLPEVLSVVEIKKLLAAPDSATVLGQRDRLMLEVLYGAGLRVSELVALELQQVNFNLGFLTILGKGDKERIVPLPQPIIASLRVYLDKGREKLIKGMLSPYVFLNRSGRPLSREGFWKNIRRYARKAGIRQKVYPHLLRHSFATHLLSGGADLRVVQTLLGHADLSTTQIYTQVDAERLKEVYRRYHPRAEG
- the hfq gene encoding RNA chaperone Hfq, producing the protein MTRHQANVQEQFLNRLRREKCRVSIELLNGTAREGRISSFDGHCLILNDDFTSHLIYKHAVAMLTPTEQDAPAMRDFGEEKH